Genomic window (Thermostichus vulcanus str. 'Rupite'):
TTGTAGTGTGACAAGCCCAGATGACCTCAAGATGACAGCCAGAAAATACCGAAAATGCTGGTCGGCTGTTTACGAAGAGCTCAACAACAGCAAGCAAAAGGCAATGCGCTACAGAACCAGGACTTGTATATTCTGTCGGGTCACTTGCCCATAGGGATTGCGTCGGGCCAGTTGGCCGGTCGAACCCTATCTAGGATCCCCCTGCGGGTTTTGGCTCGCTAGCCCACTCGTTCTGGATCCCTCTGGCCAAACGGTTTGTTCCAGTGCATGATGGATCTATAAGAACTTGAAATACTTCTTAACATTAGTTCTCAGCATCTCAGCACCAGAGACATTTTTAGGGGAGGGATCAGCATGAGCACAGGGTGGCAACGGATACTCCGTGTTGGGGTGGGGCTTTGCGTTGGGTTGTGCCTTTGGCTGGGCGGGGGATCCCTGACTTGGGCACAGCCTGCTTTGCCGGTGGTGCAGATGGATTTGCCTCAGCCTGCCCTGCCGGTTTTGGATTTGGCCAATCAGTTGACCAGCACCCAAGAAGCCCAACTGGCTCAACAGCTGCACAAGCTCGAGCAAGATACCGGTTGGAAGCTGCGGGTACTGACCCAGTTCGACCAAACGCCGGGCCGCCAGGTGAAAGACTACTGGGGCCTCAATGAGCGCAGTGTGCTGATGGTGGCGGATCCCAGAGGTGGCAATCTGCTGGCCTTTAATGTTGGGGATGCTGTGCGGGAGGTTTTGCCACGTACCTTCTGGATTGAGTTGCAGTCCCGCTTTGGCAATCAGTTTTACGTGCGGGAGCATGGCACCCATCGGGCGATTATGGAGACGGTGAATACCCTAGATCGCTGCTTCCATCAGGGGGGCTGTCGGGTGGTGCCTGGGTTGCCTCAAGAGCAGTGGATCCTGACGCTGGTGACCTCTATTCTGGGCGGTTTTGTCTTCGGGTTTGCCGGTAAACCCCGTCATGCGGAAGAACTGTTTAACTGGCGTTGGGCTTTGTTGATCTCTCCTTTGTGGTTTATCTTGTTCGGGGCCTTTGGAATTGGTCCAGTAGTTACTCGGACAACAGATTGGTTACCCTTGTTTCGCAATGTCATGGGGTTTGCGGCAGGAGCCTTGTTGATTTATCTGGCACCGATTTCTCGCCCGGTTCAGGATCCTCAGTAACAGGCTGCCGGGGTTTGGATTGACTGTTTATTCAACTTATTCAACATCCAAATCAACAGGTAATGAGCGACGCCACTCCCTCAGGGCCCGCCCACTGCCTTTCTCTAAGGCGGACTGAAGCAGAGTGGAAACCAGGCTTGAAAGGTTCAATTCTGGGAAAAAGCGGCTGGAAGAACGCAGTTGATAGCCTACTTCCGACCAAGCATAAATCTGTAATCCTGAGTGCTTTAGTAACCAAACCTCTGGAACTCGGTAGGGCCAATAGTCTTCGGCAGCCGTATAGGTAGTGACATCTATTTCGATCACCAAATCAGGCGGAGGATCTACACTCCAGTCCATGCGATCTTTGCCGAGAGAAGCACTCAGATTATCGATGTAGAAACAGTAATCGGGTTCAATACCTCCCTCTTCGGGTAGCTCCATCGTGATGGGAGTAAAAGCCTCAAAGTCCCGTTGTTGACTGTCGAGAAGGCTTTCCACCATTCGGGAAATCAGATGTGCCTCTCGGCCATGTCTGGGTAAAGGGCTCATTAGCAAAATCTCGCCTTGGCGGTATTTTATGCGGGGAATCGAGCCATCCCCCCGGCTGTCCCGCAGGGCACAGTAATCCTGCCAGGTGCCGGGAATGCTCACCACCGCCCCAGGGGGAAGTTGGGTTTTGTCCGGGGAGATCAAGGCGTATATCACGAGTATCCAGTCTCCAGCTCACAGGGATCCCCATTCATCCAGATTGATCCAGTGTGGCAAAGTGTGGCCAGTTCACTGGGGATCCACGACGGATCCCATGAATAAAATCGTCTGGGTTGCCGTATCTCGAATGGCAAACCAGAAGGGTCGATCCACTACCAATTGGAAAGGTTCCTCCCGGTCGATAGCAGTACGGGAAATAATCACCCCGGTTACAGCCGCGGCTTCGGATCCCTCTTCGTTCACTTCAATTACTGCTTTGTGGAGAACCTGACTGATTTGGGCAGGCTCTGAGGTCATTTGGCTAAAATCCGCGCCACCGGAGAAAGCAATGCCCATGCCCAACTGACGCAACGTTGGGATCAGATCCGTTTCGTAGGCCAAGTTGAATCTCGGGATCCGTACCGAACCGGCCCGTGACCGCAGGGATCCCGTCCATTCCCCCCACGTTTCTGGGTTGAGCTCTGCCCGCAGCGCTTCTGGATCCACACCCTCCTTCGGCAAGAGGATTAGCATTTCCATTTCCCCTTCGCCATAAGGCAGCCGTACCACTTGGAGACGTTCGGTTTCTAGGTAGCCATAACGACCGGATTGAGTCATCATTGGCACTTTTACCCGTTTGCCACCTGGGAGGGTAAAGGGTTGCAACTGGGTGCGATCTGGATCAAACGGCTGCGTCCACCTTCCCTTGAAAGAGATAGCATTGATCAGCACCATCAAATCATCGCGGCTCAACCGCTCCACAATGCGGTCGATCTTGCCTTGGGTG
Coding sequences:
- a CDS encoding TPM domain-containing protein, with protein sequence MSTGWQRILRVGVGLCVGLCLWLGGGSLTWAQPALPVVQMDLPQPALPVLDLANQLTSTQEAQLAQQLHKLEQDTGWKLRVLTQFDQTPGRQVKDYWGLNERSVLMVADPRGGNLLAFNVGDAVREVLPRTFWIELQSRFGNQFYVREHGTHRAIMETVNTLDRCFHQGGCRVVPGLPQEQWILTLVTSILGGFVFGFAGKPRHAEELFNWRWALLISPLWFILFGAFGIGPVVTRTTDWLPLFRNVMGFAAGALLIYLAPISRPVQDPQ
- a CDS encoding Uma2 family endonuclease, whose translation is MYALISPDKTQLPPGAVVSIPGTWQDYCALRDSRGDGSIPRIKYRQGEILLMSPLPRHGREAHLISRMVESLLDSQQRDFEAFTPITMELPEEGGIEPDYCFYIDNLSASLGKDRMDWSVDPPPDLVIEIDVTTYTAAEDYWPYRVPEVWLLKHSGLQIYAWSEVGYQLRSSSRFFPELNLSSLVSTLLQSALEKGSGRALREWRRSLPVDLDVE
- a CDS encoding serpin family protein is translated as MHLINPLNWPYKVVSRIPLLALLSLLLLGSRSVAQETPVRIPFEPTVTYGEGYGEQAVAQQAQTRFDLKLFDQLLQQQPQENLFFSPLSIRLALSMVYNGASGETQAAIAEVLEAEELSLTQLNWANAQLVSGLVEKSQLDENNPIQVQIANGLWVDQAITFRPQFLQALASYYQAVVNRVNLGSRQTVQDINTWVKERTQGKIDRIVERLSRDDLMVLINAISFKGRWTQPFDPDRTQLQPFTLPGGKRVKVPMMTQSGRYGYLETERLQVVRLPYGEGEMEMLILLPKEGVDPEALRAELNPETWGEWTGSLRSRAGSVRIPRFNLAYETDLIPTLRQLGMGIAFSGGADFSQMTSEPAQISQVLHKAVIEVNEEGSEAAAVTGVIISRTAIDREEPFQLVVDRPFWFAIRDTATQTILFMGSVVDPQ